Proteins co-encoded in one Methanobrevibacter gottschalkii DSM 11977 genomic window:
- the ribB gene encoding 3,4-dihydroxy-2-butanone-4-phosphate synthase, protein MNQETNLDKALEAIRNGEFVLVFDDDDREGEVDMIIASEFVTPKSIATMRDNAGGLICNCIHSDFCDEIHLPFMVDIMEAASEKYPELAKLAPNDIPYDERSSFSIWVNHRKSFTGVTDHDRAMTISECAIMMKEGRFDEFGSTFRSPGHVCLLRGADGLVKNRRGHTEIGLALCEMAGVTPVCVVCEMMDGETGQATSVADARKFAQENGLILLKGEDIINKYLED, encoded by the coding sequence ATGAATCAAGAAACAAATTTAGATAAAGCTTTAGAAGCTATTAGAAATGGTGAATTCGTACTAGTTTTTGATGATGATGATAGGGAAGGAGAAGTGGATATGATTATCGCTTCTGAATTTGTAACCCCTAAATCTATTGCTACAATGAGAGATAATGCAGGTGGATTAATCTGTAATTGCATACACTCTGATTTTTGTGATGAAATTCATTTACCTTTCATGGTTGATATTATGGAAGCTGCAAGTGAAAAATACCCAGAATTAGCTAAACTTGCACCAAATGACATTCCGTATGATGAAAGATCTTCATTTTCAATTTGGGTGAATCACAGAAAATCATTCACAGGTGTAACAGATCATGACAGAGCAATGACAATTAGTGAATGTGCTATAATGATGAAAGAAGGAAGATTTGATGAATTCGGATCTACTTTCAGATCACCGGGTCATGTATGTCTTTTAAGAGGAGCAGATGGACTTGTTAAAAATAGAAGAGGACATACTGAAATAGGTCTGGCTTTATGTGAAATGGCTGGTGTTACTCCAGTTTGTGTAGTTTGTGAAATGATGGATGGTGAAACTGGACAAGCTACATCTGTTGCTGATGCTCGTAAATTTGCACAAGAAAATGGATTAATATTACTTAAAGGCGAAGACATCATTAATAAATATTTAGAGGATTAA
- a CDS encoding nucleotide-binding protein, which yields MTRIGLVYVNGAVPGFEDFGNLPTDIVKENGLIDGFKASNELDALIIPGGTLIESNDINMDLNTEIKKMASDGKPVIGICAGFQLLSNQIDIGRKSPVPIVKEGLGIIDVNFSPLITSDRVKAKVFNNSFLVKGQKEDVDGFHTHTYGKVEGDAKPLFYSQVQRMNYGDTNKNGEYNIFSGACNDDGNVIGTMIHGILDENPILIKNLLEQIDAANIDDIYSRNIEIKKYLQSEVGINTNIKVPKLDIKCKKPKYLMIGSNGSDSGKTFIVTGLAGALRRRGYKVALLKIGPDVRDIIPGLYLTKGKMEKFSSIKIGHLGWSDIESTISKLNSSNYDIVLIEGVMSVFTGLLNEKVPFSAAEIAMSSKIPMILISGVNKGGIESAAVDLVSHSNMLEKFGIPVKAILLNKVYSEDIFNEVIPYIKNNTTVDTVLKLPKIKSADMRGFIPEVEIRYELFTNHAMDLIENNLNIDEIINMAREVEFEKIYNFNEIKNKMVNGS from the coding sequence ATGACAAGAATTGGGCTTGTTTATGTTAATGGAGCTGTTCCGGGATTTGAAGATTTTGGAAATTTACCAACAGATATTGTTAAAGAAAATGGACTTATTGATGGATTTAAAGCTAGTAATGAATTAGATGCATTAATTATTCCTGGAGGAACACTTATTGAGTCAAATGACATCAACATGGATCTAAATACTGAAATTAAAAAAATGGCTAGTGATGGAAAGCCAGTTATTGGAATTTGTGCTGGTTTTCAGCTATTATCAAATCAAATAGATATTGGGAGAAAATCACCAGTACCAATTGTTAAAGAAGGTCTTGGAATAATTGATGTTAACTTTTCACCATTAATTACAAGTGATCGTGTTAAAGCCAAAGTATTTAATAACTCTTTTTTAGTTAAAGGTCAAAAAGAAGATGTTGATGGTTTTCATACTCACACTTATGGTAAAGTTGAAGGAGATGCTAAACCATTGTTTTATTCACAAGTTCAAAGAATGAATTATGGTGATACAAACAAAAATGGAGAATACAATATATTTTCAGGTGCTTGTAATGATGATGGCAATGTTATTGGCACAATGATTCATGGAATATTAGATGAAAATCCAATTCTTATAAAAAACCTATTAGAACAAATAGATGCTGCAAATATTGATGACATATACAGTAGAAACATTGAAATTAAAAAATATTTGCAAAGTGAAGTTGGAATTAACACTAACATTAAAGTTCCTAAATTAGATATAAAATGCAAAAAACCTAAATATTTAATGATTGGAAGTAACGGATCCGATTCTGGAAAAACATTTATTGTAACTGGCCTTGCAGGAGCTTTAAGAAGAAGAGGATATAAAGTTGCACTGCTTAAGATAGGTCCAGATGTACGTGATATTATACCAGGATTATATTTGACAAAAGGAAAAATGGAAAAATTTTCATCTATAAAGATTGGTCATTTAGGTTGGAGTGATATTGAATCTACAATATCAAAACTTAATTCATCAAACTATGATATTGTTTTAATTGAAGGAGTAATGAGTGTATTTACTGGCCTTTTAAATGAAAAAGTACCATTTTCAGCAGCAGAAATTGCAATGTCTTCAAAAATACCAATGATATTGATTTCAGGTGTTAATAAAGGTGGAATAGAATCTGCTGCAGTTGATTTAGTTTCTCATTCTAATATGCTTGAAAAATTTGGAATTCCTGTAAAAGCAATATTACTCAACAAAGTATACAGTGAAGATATTTTCAACGAAGTAATACCTTATATTAAGAATAACACCACTGTTGATACAGTTTTAAAATTACCAAAAATAAAATCAGCAGATATGAGGGGATTTATTCCAGAAGTTGAGATAAGATATGAATTATTTACCAATCATGCAATGGATTTGATTGAAAATAACTTAAATATTGATGAAATAATAAATATGGCTCGTGAAGTAGAATTTGAAAAAATATACAATTTTAATGAAATTAAAAATAAAATGGTTAATGGTTCTTAA